agactgtaagtcgctttggataaaagcatctgctaaattccataaatgtaaatgccagATTTGGGCACCTATGATTTATTATGCTGAAGTGGAAGTTGAAAAAGTAAATGCCCCCTGCAAGCAATCTCAACTTTAATGCACAGATACTTTATATTTGTAAAATGTTTGGACACTACTTACACTAgattgacaaaagtattgggacacccattctaattaGTGAATTAAGGTTCTTTAGTCACAACAATTAATACTCCACACATAATAATTCTGTATTACTAACTTAAACCTAAACATAACCATCTTTTTTATCATGGCAGATCCAACAGGACAGGGTCACCTAGCAACAGCGCTCATCATTGCTATGTCAACCATCTTCATCATGGCCATCGCTATAGTAATGATCATCATGTTCTACATTCTAAAAGCCAAGCCAAATGGTCAAGGTAAGGCAGTACTCCGGCCATGAAGAGTAGAACAACTTTTGTAGCCTGAACATTCGTTCTTATATTCATGTAGTCATTCATCTTTAGTAGctgtttaatgtgtgtataaactgTTCAGGATGCCAGTCTACTGCAGGAGTACTTTAGTATTGTTTTACTAAGCCACACCAAGGTGCAATATCTGTAGCCAATTCACCTGCTGCATGTTGTTGGGAAAGTGGAAAGAAACTAAACCACATGTGTAACTAGATAAAGGGATCAAACCAGGATTGATGTTGGAATTAGGATTGAGGTTGAAATTAGGTTGGGATTCTGGTTGAGATAAGGGTTGACATTAAGATTAGAGTTGAGGTTAAGATCAGGGTTGAGGTGTATATAAGGATTGAAGTTAATATGAGGCTTAAGGTTGAAATTAGAGTTGAGGTTAAGGTGAGGGTTGAGATGAGGTGTTAGTATATTAGGACTAAACTGGATCTTTTGTAAGTGGCATCAGCAGCTCTTTGTGTCTGTTGATGTATTATATTGGTTCACTTTTATTAAATATCTTTGAAATGTACATGAGAGGCTGTTTGTTTCTAACTAAGTGATCACATATGGTGGTCCTGCATCTCCAGAAGCTTCTGAAGGTCGacacacactcaacaaaatCAGACTGGTTTATATCACTCTAATTTCTATCAGCAATAAATGAAAGCAGGAGTGACTTTggcaatgtttttatattatgaatattttctatatttatttattatgcacTGTTTTTTTCCCAGCATGCTGTGCGAGTCAGCTTGTAAAAACCATAGAGGCTCCAACAAACAAGCAGGAGGAGAAGAAAGAGGTTCAAGGTGAGAACAACATAATTACCAGGCCTACTACATTCACACTAATTATCTTCAGGGACCACCTGAGTAGGGTTTACAATAAACACTATAGGGCCATTATACActaattcactcacacactcactcatttacttacacactcactcaatcacacatttactaatttactcactcactcattcacttacacactcactcaattactcacacacacatttactcattcactcactcatttattcactcactcatttacttacacattcactcaatcgtttattcactcactctcactcattcactcacacatacactcactaatttactcacacactcactcattcactcactcacacacactcacccaaaCTAAATTCTCATGCTTATCAAATAGGACattcaacaagcttatggtcacaTGTGTATTGAATATGAGGAGataatatgaaaaaaaacacaatgaaaCCCCTTCAAATATGTAACCTACATTAGAAATTCACCTCACACTATAACAATATCATATTGTTTAAGAACCTAAATCTcattagatttattattattttcttgagTTTCTTAATTTTAAGTAACTATACTGAGTTGTTTGTTCAGACTGTATGTAGAAGCCTAAATATGAGctacagtggtaaaacatgaaatgaaaaatgaggGTGAGCTGTGTAACCAGCACACGCCTGATATCAGCAGAGTTTTCCTTACTGTTTTCTTTACTGTTTTAATCAATGCAGTTATATGTTAATTCAGATTTGTAGCCATATATTTCTCATTTCATTTatgttgttaatttttttttttttttttagaaaatgttgCTATATTTACAGAGAAGGATGAGTTTAAACCTCCACCTCCTCCAAAAACTGTGAAAAGGTAAGCAAAAAAAGTTTCCAGGAAATACTTACATATAGTTCTAAATATAGCATTAATGAATAAAAGAGAAAGTGCATCTTGTTCTAACCCCTTAATacctttttttgtcttttcaaCACTTCAACACTTCTTAATCCACCGCAGTTAAATCAACAAAGCTTTAGCTGTGAGAACTGAGCTCATTCAGGTTCCTCTGCATCCTTTTGGACTGGAAACATAATGTTGTTCAAAGTAGTTTGATGAAAATGTAGCTCAAGGCAAAAGAGAAGCTAATTTTTACTCAGAACAAGACAAACGTAAGCTGAGCATTTTGCTTCAAACCTTTTTTCCCGACGTCTGGTGGAGGGTTACAATCCTCTCTGACACAGCGGTAATTATACTCATTAAGCCCACTTCATTCTCAGTCATCTTCAAACTATGTTAATTAGCATTATAGCTACTGTTATGGATACAGACAGTCACGCAGTCCTGACATGGATTTTaagatgtaaataaaacacaaggtCTCAAATTATTTAACATGTTGAAACTTAAGTCTCTGTAAAATAGCTAAAAAAATTCACttcaaataaatgtttaaaaaaatattttaatatcatttttactttttatttcatttatttgttgggattttttggGGTTGGTGGTCCAATTTTGTGTTTAGTTTCCCATTACAGTTTCTTTTCTCTTGCCACGGTGAGCAACATCACGCAATCACACACCCTCTCCAACATGAGTGACGTCACTGACTCCCTCTTGTGTACAGAGCCACGCTAAACCTAGCTATTCCATGAATCATTCACTGGcccgaccagccagcagtgaaACCCTATTGACCTCCCTCCCATAGGCCTGgtcaggttgatagcacagatgagactgGAACTCTTGAGCTTGAGGTCCCAGCGGTGGGGTGGTGAgctagcacattagactgcCACAAGCATAAGCTATTCTATTTTGTTTGAATTTATTATGAATTGAGTCATTTGAGTTGTGGGGTAAACTAGGgctaaataaatgaagaatatTGGAATGCATATGCAACTCATGAGACCTGTGATATATTTTAGTCAATAAGCTTGTGTAAAGTAAATTATCATGACTGTATATTTCTGCAAATGAAAAACCTCCTCTGTTACACTAGATTTATTTGATAGTGAAATATGGGGTCATAAAAACTCACTAAAAGCCATACATGAATAATCAGAATAATTAGTAATGTGTTTCTGTAGACAGGAGACACTTGAATTAAAGGATTCTGATTCATATGAACGCcactttgtattttaaattcctacaatTTAACTATGTTTAAAAGATGTGGTTTTCTGTAGAGCTGCTTAGGAACCAACCTGGAATCTCTGTTTTTTGCAGGTGGTTTCAAATATACATGTTTTTACACCTGTCAGAAACCCTTACTTTCactgtacagtttatttttaggagctgattttattttagtttgctgaaatgtattatttacagtTTAATGAAATTTTGAAATCTGTGGTTTGTAACTTTTAGCAAACAGAATAAATCAAAGGAGAAGAAAATTTATGTCCATATAAGCTGCAGCTGAGCTTTAAACAGAATAAACTCACCAGCACAGACTCATACTGTGGCTAAGCGACTAATGCCAACCCATGTGCTAATGCTAATGGATGCCAAACCCTGACTTAGGTATCAAGTTTCTGTGAAACAATGATGTTCTGTTAGCGTCTCTGAGTCGCTTTTGTTGACAAAAAGCTTTTCTGGCCTGGAATGAAGGCCAGCATTATGATTTTTGTCTTAAATTAGCCTAGCAACATGCTAGATAGAGTTTAGGCTCAAAAACAGATTGTTAAAAATTGCTTTAAAAATGCACAACTAAAATTTGTCCAATGAATAAGAAATAAGGATGAAACAGAAGCTTCAAAGAACTTCTAATGATCTTTAAAAACCTAAATGAAGGTGAAGACAGCAAATCCtactgcacacacatacacttaacTATTCTTAGGAAAGGTTTATGATGCAGAGCTTTCAAAGAATCAAAAGAAAATAAGTCAAAAATGTGGGACAGTTAGATCATGTTCTGATTTATACAGACAGACTGATGTCACTGGTCCAGTGTGGTGATCtgtaaggtcctgggttcagacATTGGTTCAAAACTTGCCTATGATCCAGTCTATTTTCACCTTAatcaaagacatgcagaaggtggattggttgctGTAAATTATTTTGCTATATAAGTGAATGTGAATGTAAGGGTGTGTTGTATTGTGATGAACTGTAGTGGTAACCTAAAGCTTACAACGATTGATCATcaatcagtaaaaaaaagtcAGAATTCAGCTTTGAACGTTCTGTCTCCTCAGTGAAAACGATGCATCATCAGAGAACGAGCAGCTGTTGAGTCGAAGCATCGACAGTGACGAGGAAGCAGCACAGGAAAAACAGGAAGTGACTGATCTGTGTCTTTTATCACTCGTTATCCCACGAGATACAGTCTGCTCAAACAACCACACCAACAACAACTGCACAATCAACAACTgcaccaacaacaacaactgcACCAACAGCAGCAAAACAGTGGGGGTGAGTggaataaaacattaaagtaGTCTGTTCAGATCTGATGAAGTGAACTGAATCTGAGTTACAAAAATTATAATCAAACTGAAGCAAACTGTAAACTGAAGAAAGCAGCTTTTATGTTTACATTCCTCAATGCAGTCGGTTTAGATTTAATTACACTAAATTAATTTTGATCAAGATATAAATTGCTCGGCAGCAAATCCCGAACCAAAGGTGCTCAGGCGGTACAAGAGCCCTTCCTGTACCAGCATGacaaagcaagctttacatccaccaggcataacattatgaacactgacaggtgaagtgtataacactgattatctcttcatcacggcacctgttagtgggtgggatatattaggcagcaagtgaacattttatcctcaaagttgatgtgttaaaagcaggaaaatgggcgagcgtgaggatttgagtttgaaaagggctaaattgtgatggcatctccaaaacttcagctcttgtggggtgttcccggtctgcagtgatcagtatctatcaaaagtggtccaaggaagaaacagtggtaaaccagtgacagggtcatgggtggccaaggctcactgatgcatgtggggagtgaaggctggcccgtgtggtccgatccaacagacgagctactgtagctcaaattgctgaagaagttaatgctggttctgatagaaaggtgtcagaatacacagagcatcacagtttgttgcatatggggcagcaaaagggggaccaacacagtattagaaaggtggtcataatgttatgatcagtgtataaagacatgaagaaaaccttggtttaaagaaactcccgacctcagccccactgaacagctttgggatgaactggaacatgagttgtggctttcttgaccaacaccaGTGCACAGCCATACAAATCCTTTACTGACTGAATGGGCTGAAATTtctacagacatacttcaaagccttgtgagaagcttAATCAGAAAAGTGgctatttaaagtatttataaCATTTGAAAAGTGACTTATTACTAGGGTAATCATAAAAAGCTAATTCAAGAATAACAATCATTTCCAAGCTGTTACTGGTCAAAGATAAAAGCACCTTCAGTAATTTAACACACATTACTAAAGCGAACACTTCAGATCATCAATCTttggagatttttttttatttttatcaactcTGAATCTGATCAGTAATtcctaaatatttaaataaatcattgttTAGATCTGAATGATCTATGAGTGAGGGCAGTTATCATCAGTTCACAGCAAATTACAGAAATTAACATTCAGATTTGATTGTTCAAGATTAATTTGAGTATTTTTAGCTCAATGACATTTGGTCTGAACGTTAATTAATCAAAAGATCAAAAGACTTTCACTGTGCAAAATCCACTGCTGTGATCTCATAGCTGAACATACGATGTGATGTTGGTTCagattacacacactcacacgctgTGGTTCTTACGTGTTCTCTTTGTGTTTTTCTTGCCACAGATTCACAGTCGGCGGAAAAAAATCCTGGATTTGTACACCAAAGCCTGCAATGTTACAGAGGGTGAGTAGCAACTTCTGGATACTAATACTGAAACACCCAAGTCACTGAGTAGATATACACAGATTTACGAGGCGGTTGATTGATGATTTAGGTTGGGGTAGGATGTTTTGTGGGTATGTAATTATTGTTCTCTAATAATAAATTGcaaacatcaataaaaacaaTGTTAAAATATTAACGATCCCTGTTCCCCACCCTCGTCCCCACTCACCCACACAAATGTGCATCGCAAGGCCTATTCTGTAGcactggtgcatgtgagggtgagggatctattacaTGTTGAGATGTTAGATGGTTGTTGAGATGTTAGATGTTTGTTGAGATGTTAGATGGTAGTTCCTCATAGTTGAAATCAGTATAAGGTCCTGGGGGACTGTGATAAGGACACAATCGTTATGGCCAAACGCCTGGGTTAAAGTTTTTCCCAAACAGCAAAAAGTGTCACAGACAGCCGTGGTGAGTGTCCACAAacagtggtctgaggagggacGAGCCAGAAGACATTTAGAATATGGTGACTTGTACAGACCAACACAAGATCTACTTTGAATCAAATTTCAACCTTCAGTCGAACATCCAGAGCACCTACAAAGTGCACACAGGCATCAGAACCAGACCCTGGAGCAACAGAAGTAGGTTGACTGGTCAGAAGAATCCATTGCATTGTTTACCCTTGGAAGGGATAaaaccaggatgcactgtaggacagTCCAGCTCACAACGTACAGAAGTTGAGGGAGCTTTTGTTAACATTGTGGTACCAGATATGACAGAaatccttcagatgtcttgtaaaTGTCTGGAGGTAAGAGTTGTTCagacagcatattaggcaggTAGTTTACATGTGTTGGCGTATCGGTGTATATTAGATTGAATCTGATTGTGTTTCGTACAGTtagcaaacaaataaaacataaactgCATTAAACATAATTATTGATTAGAAAGCTATATGTGAAGGATTTAATTActtatgttttatatttctgtTGTTCATAAACTACCAAAAATAGAAGGTTATAAATTTCCACACATTTTTCTTAAGGAAACGAATGAAACAAGTCCATTTTAACGTGTTTGTTTTAAGTAAGTAATAAAAGTGTGGTTTTTGTGGCTTAGTTTTCGAAAAGCGTACAAATGGAGAAAGTGAATGCCGCTTTGACGACATCTGTCCCGCATCTTGCATCTTGAAGGCATTAAGCCTGAGCAAACAGGGCAGGACTTTCCCCAAGGGGATCAATCTGTgggtgggttttttttatttcttgatgTTTCGACAGTGAAATGAATGCCACCTGCAGAGACTGGCACTATTCATATGTATCACTGACCACTGGGGAATTTAGGCTAATGCATTCCAGCCAGAAAGTCAAACCCATTTTTAACGTCGCCCATGACTGATATTAAAACCTCATTGGTTTTTAGGCAACATCTTCACTGGAGGAAACTTGAAAGAACTGAAAGAAAACCCAAGTCAGGCTCTGAAGTGATTCATCAACCAAGCAAATTCAGGATAATTTACTCCTGCATTTAGTACCCCATGCAACTAAGTCGTCTTCTATAATGATTCATACTATTGCAGAATGGAGACTTCAGACATTATCCTTTCAAAATAAATTGCTagtcctgtgatggatttgtgctggaacaggatacattttaagcatctgaggcttaagggccttctTCCAGGGCCCAGTGCTGGCAGCTTGgctgtggtgaggcttgaatccCTGAACCTACAAATCCATAAGCCTCAGCTGGACTCAAGCCATGTAGCAGTATGCTCCACAGAATGAAACAACAGATCCCCTTACTAGATCAAGCATTTAGGCCTGTACCATTTTCTTGGTGTATGACAGTATTACCTAAATAACTGAGCCACCACTCACACAAGAACACTCTATTGGGAGCTTTGGTAGCATGAAGTACATTGTGTTTAGCCATTTCTGCCCCTTTTGCATGTATCCCTGCTTGATTTGTGAAGATGTATGAACATAGGTCATTTAAATGCCACTTAAAGTTTTTTGAACAAAATGTAATTGAATCATGTTAGCATTTTTCTATAGTTTTATACAGCAACATGATTCCATTAGAGGTTCACCAAGTCTCCACATGTACAATGAGACGCCACCTCAGTGCCAAAAAAGCTGTTTGGAAGGCGTGGCAGAGGAATGCATTTCCTATAATCTAACCACAAGCAAAAGTGATTGGAGTTTGCTAGATGTTGGCAACAAGGTACAATGTTTAGGGTAGCCAACTGCTCTGATTTTCCACTGttaatttctgtttgtttgtatgtCCCCTGTACAGGTCAGAGTCCCGTGGAGTTGCCCTTCGACTGCCTGGAGCGAACAAGCCGCATGTTGAGCACCACCTACAGTGCAGAGAAGGCGTTAGTCAGGACGTGGCGTCACCTGGCTGAGAGTTTCGGACTAAAGCGTGATGAAATCGGAGGGATGACCGATGGCATGCAACTGTTTGACCGAATCAGCACAGCTGGATACAGCATCCCGGACCTGCTAGCAAGACTCGTCCAGATCGAGAGGTTGGACGTGGTGGAAGCGCTATGCTTCGATATTCTTGGAGCACCCACTTCTGGCCAACAGCTAATCATTTCTTCCCGTTGTGCCAGTGTTTGAGGGGACAGAAAtttcaaaacaaaacagaaatgaaGAACGGGGACAAAACAGGTAGCTCTTTAGGCTCCGATTCTCAAGAACagtaatttattacatttatatacaatCTTTATAAAGCAgcacaaaaaaataacaaaagcaGAAACACTTGTGAGTGTGGAAATGTTAAGCGCCCCCTTTTGGCCAAAATCTGGTCATTTCTTTAGTGTATGAGAGGACtacatttctttaaatgaaGCCACAATGAAGAATCACAAAACCTGCTCCAATAGGTGCAGCACAAAATATTATACAGATACAATGTCACACGCCTTGTCCATCACAGAACCAGAAAAAAGTAGCCCCCTTTTGGAGAGCAGCTACCAGTGTCCTCACCACATTCTAGTGTTTGCAAGAACAGAAAAATGGAGCAGTAATGAAGAATAATCAGCAACAAGGTGGACAAAACAATAATGCATGTTCTCTCTGAGCACCCCCATTTCAGCTGAACTCTGAGGAATCTGTGTGCAGCCCATAAAAATGTGTCAGAAACGAGTGAATGTATGACTTTGGTGTAAAGAGGCTGTGATTTCCAGCACCTTGTAAGCTGTAGCACCTCGTAAGGACCAGGCTATAAAGTGAGTGACCTGTGAGAGGAAACAGG
The Trichomycterus rosablanca isolate fTriRos1 chromosome 12, fTriRos1.hap1, whole genome shotgun sequence genome window above contains:
- the edar gene encoding tumor necrosis factor receptor superfamily member EDAR codes for the protein MASPDKALESNEKLLVCFPLRRGVMVRTRHTFESCLVSLLLASSVYRLNAEYSSCGENEFYNHSSSSCRPCPQCQPGKEPYMNCGYGVKDEDYNCVPCPPGKFSRGKYEICRRHKDCDALYRATVLISGTKESDAECGPCLPGYYILENRPRNIYGMVCHSCQNSPRNTKECMQTVSSKLGSGVSSTSTTTFPHAEKDPTGQGHLATALIIAMSTIFIMAIAIVMIIMFYILKAKPNGQACCASQLVKTIEAPTNKQEEKKEVQENVAIFTEKDEFKPPPPPKTVKSENDASSENEQLLSRSIDSDEEAAQEKQEVTDLCLLSLVIPRDTVCSNNHTNNNCTINNCTNNNNCTNSSKTVGIHSRRKKILDLYTKACNVTEGQSPVELPFDCLERTSRMLSTTYSAEKALVRTWRHLAESFGLKRDEIGGMTDGMQLFDRISTAGYSIPDLLARLVQIERLDVVEALCFDILGAPTSGQQLIISSRCASV